In a genomic window of Bradyrhizobium sp. LLZ17:
- a CDS encoding ABC transporter ATP-binding protein has translation MSETAHIERSSPSIVPAPPLLGVRNIEVVYDDVILVLRGLSLDVPKGAIVALLGANGAGKSTTLKAISGLLKTEDGEVTRGEILFEGERINGIDPDKIVRRGIFQVMEGRRIVADMTSLENLKLGAFTRRDGEVDADLDMVFNYFPRLKERTGLAGYLSGGEQQMLAIGRALMARPKMILMDEPSMGLSPLLVKEVFSIIQKINRDLGVTILLVEQNARAALSVASHGYIMEQGKVVLDGTADELRDNEDVKEFYLGGAGDQRKSFKNLKSFKRRKRWL, from the coding sequence ATGAGTGAAACGGCCCACATCGAGCGCTCCTCGCCCAGCATCGTGCCCGCGCCGCCGCTGCTCGGCGTGCGCAACATCGAGGTCGTCTATGACGACGTCATCCTGGTGCTGCGCGGCCTCAGCCTCGACGTGCCCAAGGGCGCGATCGTGGCGCTGTTGGGTGCCAACGGCGCCGGCAAGTCGACGACGCTGAAGGCGATCTCGGGGCTGCTCAAGACGGAGGATGGCGAGGTCACGCGTGGCGAAATCCTGTTCGAAGGCGAGCGGATCAACGGCATCGACCCCGACAAGATCGTCCGCCGCGGCATCTTCCAGGTGATGGAGGGCCGGCGCATCGTCGCGGACATGACATCGCTGGAGAACCTCAAGCTCGGCGCCTTTACGCGCCGAGACGGCGAGGTCGATGCCGATCTCGATATGGTCTTCAACTATTTTCCGCGCCTGAAGGAGCGCACCGGCCTTGCCGGCTATCTCTCCGGCGGCGAGCAGCAGATGCTCGCGATCGGCCGCGCGCTGATGGCGCGCCCGAAGATGATTTTGATGGACGAGCCGTCGATGGGCCTGTCGCCGTTGCTGGTGAAAGAGGTGTTCTCGATCATCCAGAAGATCAACCGCGACCTCGGCGTCACCATCCTGCTGGTCGAGCAGAACGCGCGCGCAGCACTGTCGGTCGCGAGTCACGGCTACATCATGGAGCAGGGCAAGGTCGTGCTCGACGGCACCGCCGACGAACTCCGGGACAACGAGGACGTCAAGGAGTTCTATCTCGGCGGCGCCGGCGACCAACGCAAGAGCTTCAAGAACCTCAAGAGCTTCAAGCGCCGCAAGCGCTGGCTATAG
- a CDS encoding DUF5681 domain-containing protein translates to MAKKSPKNAGYGRPPLHSRFKPGQSGNPRGRPKGHSNFATDLKNTLRIMVTLNQGGKPRRVTTQRAALLCLMEKALGKDVRALDKLLALAATANGSAAEETPESLSADDQAILDAYERDILARAAAPLQRDDEDDDT, encoded by the coding sequence ATGGCTAAAAAATCGCCTAAGAACGCCGGCTATGGCAGACCGCCGCTTCACAGCCGTTTCAAGCCGGGGCAATCCGGAAACCCCCGCGGCCGTCCGAAGGGCCACTCGAATTTTGCTACCGACCTGAAAAACACCCTTCGGATCATGGTCACTCTGAATCAGGGTGGCAAGCCACGACGTGTCACAACGCAACGGGCGGCATTGCTTTGTCTCATGGAGAAAGCACTGGGTAAAGACGTCAGAGCGCTGGACAAATTGCTCGCCTTGGCCGCGACAGCAAACGGTAGCGCGGCGGAGGAGACCCCGGAGAGCTTGTCGGCCGACGATCAGGCCATCCTCGATGCCTATGAGCGGGACATCCTGGCGCGCGCTGCGGCTCCGCTCCAGCGCGACGACGAGGACGACGACACATGA
- a CDS encoding phenylacetate--CoA ligase family protein — protein sequence MTAHYDALETREHAAREAELFSRLPDVLRSAMAAPAYAERLSGVDPAAVTSRATLAGLPVLRKSELPALHRASPPFGGFVAATPRSFARLFTSPGPIFEPEGRQPDPWRGARALFAAGFREGDVVLNTFSYHLTPGGFIFDSSARALGCAVIPAGPGNTEQQFELIEAYRPVGYSGTPDFLKILLDAAASTGRDVSSIKRALVSGAAFPPSLQAEIKARGIDAYQAFGTADLGLVAFETAARDGMVVNEDLIMEIVKPGTGDPVVAGDVGEIVVTSLDPHHPWIRLALGDLTAALPGPSRCGRTNMRIKGWMGRADQTTKVKGMFVRPEQVAEIGKRHPALGRLRLVVTRQAETDAMTLKAETNASSDVLREEIAASLRAVTKLGGNVELVGPGALPNDGKIIADER from the coding sequence ATGACCGCCCATTACGACGCTCTCGAGACGCGCGAGCACGCCGCGCGCGAGGCCGAGCTGTTCTCCCGCCTGCCGGACGTGCTGCGCAGCGCGATGGCCGCGCCCGCTTATGCCGAGCGGCTCAGCGGCGTCGATCCGGCCGCCGTGACCTCCAGGGCGACGCTGGCGGGTCTGCCGGTGCTGCGCAAGTCGGAACTGCCGGCCCTGCACAGGGCGTCCCCACCCTTCGGCGGCTTCGTGGCGGCGACGCCGCGGTCGTTCGCCCGCCTGTTCACCTCGCCCGGCCCGATTTTCGAGCCGGAAGGACGGCAGCCCGATCCGTGGCGCGGCGCGCGGGCGCTGTTCGCGGCCGGTTTCCGGGAGGGCGACGTCGTGCTCAACACCTTCAGCTATCATCTCACCCCCGGCGGCTTCATCTTCGATTCCTCGGCGCGCGCGCTCGGCTGCGCCGTGATCCCGGCCGGGCCCGGCAATACCGAGCAGCAGTTCGAGCTGATCGAGGCCTACCGGCCGGTCGGCTATAGCGGCACGCCGGACTTCTTGAAGATATTGCTCGATGCCGCCGCAAGTACGGGCCGCGACGTCTCCTCGATCAAACGCGCGCTGGTCTCGGGTGCCGCCTTCCCGCCCTCGCTCCAGGCCGAGATCAAGGCGCGCGGCATCGACGCGTACCAGGCCTTCGGCACCGCCGATCTCGGCCTCGTCGCCTTCGAGACTGCGGCGCGCGACGGCATGGTCGTGAACGAGGATTTGATCATGGAGATCGTCAAGCCCGGCACCGGCGATCCCGTCGTTGCCGGCGACGTCGGCGAGATCGTGGTGACCTCGCTCGATCCACATCATCCCTGGATCCGGCTTGCGCTCGGCGACCTCACCGCGGCGCTGCCGGGCCCGAGCCGTTGCGGGCGCACCAACATGCGCATCAAGGGCTGGATGGGCCGCGCCGACCAGACCACCAAGGTGAAAGGCATGTTCGTCCGTCCCGAGCAGGTCGCCGAGATCGGCAAGCGCCATCCCGCGCTCGGGAGATTGCGCCTGGTCGTCACGCGCCAGGCCGAGACCGATGCGATGACATTGAAGGCCGAAACAAATGCATCGAGCGACGTGTTGCGCGAGGAGATCGCCGCCAGCTTGCGCGCGGTGACGAAGCTCGGCGGCAATGTCGAGCTGGTCGGCCCCGGCGCCCTGCCGAACGACGGCAAGATCATTGCGGATGAACGGTAA
- a CDS encoding AGE family epimerase/isomerase → MAEERMVAADETADVVARLKRRMIGEALPLWSTVGWDAASGGFIDRLHRDGTADPAAPRRVFVQARQIYCYAKAAQMGWYPEGRAIALKGLEHLLAKAKAPDGQPGYVHRLTPEGAVLDSRRDAYDHAFILFALATVYSLDKDAQIRAEIDALLAFLDGHLRSPHGGVHEGLPVSLPRRQNPHMHLFEAMIACFDATHDLSFQNRAGEFFALFLANLYDKQTRALGEYFEEDWSKIEPVSVEAGHQAEWVWLLKGFERITGCPTGQRRSELLATALRYRDTATGCLVDEGDDTGNIRRSTRRLWPQTEIAKAWIAQAESGEAGAAEEARAALVRLERHYLSHPVRGGWYDQFDRDGKSLIDTIPASSFYHVLCAVAEAEQVLEG, encoded by the coding sequence ATGGCGGAGGAACGAATGGTTGCGGCGGACGAAACGGCTGACGTGGTCGCGCGCCTGAAGCGCCGCATGATCGGCGAGGCGCTGCCGCTGTGGTCGACCGTCGGCTGGGACGCCGCCTCGGGAGGGTTCATCGACCGGCTGCACCGCGACGGCACGGCGGATCCGGCCGCGCCGCGCCGCGTGTTCGTGCAGGCCCGGCAGATCTATTGCTACGCCAAGGCCGCGCAGATGGGCTGGTACCCGGAGGGCCGCGCCATCGCGCTGAAGGGGCTCGAGCACCTGCTCGCCAAGGCAAAGGCTCCCGACGGCCAACCCGGCTATGTGCACCGGCTGACGCCGGAGGGCGCGGTGCTGGATTCGCGGCGGGACGCCTATGACCACGCCTTCATCCTGTTTGCGCTCGCAACGGTTTATTCGCTCGACAAGGACGCCCAGATTCGCGCCGAGATCGACGCGCTGCTCGCCTTTCTCGACGGCCATCTGCGTTCGCCGCATGGCGGTGTCCACGAAGGTCTGCCGGTCTCGCTGCCGCGCCGGCAGAACCCGCACATGCACCTGTTCGAGGCGATGATCGCGTGTTTCGACGCGACCCACGATCTGTCGTTCCAGAACCGGGCCGGCGAGTTCTTCGCGCTGTTCCTCGCCAATCTCTACGACAAGCAGACGCGCGCGCTCGGCGAATATTTCGAGGAGGACTGGTCGAAGATCGAGCCTGTTAGCGTCGAGGCCGGCCATCAGGCGGAATGGGTCTGGCTGCTGAAGGGGTTTGAACGCATCACGGGCTGCCCGACCGGACAGCGGCGCAGCGAACTGCTGGCAACCGCGCTGCGCTACCGCGACACGGCTACCGGCTGCCTGGTCGACGAGGGCGACGACACCGGCAACATCCGCCGTAGTACGCGCCGGCTGTGGCCGCAGACCGAGATCGCGAAGGCGTGGATTGCGCAGGCTGAATCCGGCGAGGCGGGCGCGGCGGAGGAAGCGCGCGCGGCGCTGGTGCGGCTGGAACGGCATTATCTCAGCCATCCCGTGCGGGGCGGCTGGTACGATCAGTTCGATCGCGACGGCAAATCGCTGATCGACACCATTCCTGCGTCGTCGTTCTATCATGTTCTCTGCGCAGTCGCGGAAGCGGAGCAGGTGTTGGAAGGTTAG
- a CDS encoding site-specific DNA-methyltransferase, with the protein MARWAESLTLAEFNWQRDSLSSCQGEPMQHRDVRTNGYPLRHDLTPVRVRIDELKPLGQQTRRHAKGQIGKLAASLQEFGFVLPIVVDAKRRVVSGWALVAAARQLGLDEVPVVTLHDLNEVQLRMLRLALNRLSEDATWDMPGLRVELTELLALEPKVELQLTGFSIGQIDLLLSDADDLEDALPPRDRGPAVSKPGDLWLLDQHRLICADARQAESYARLMQGEHARMMFADPPYNVAIDGNASGKGRTKHPDFAMASGEMSLAEFEAFLAAFCALACEHAVDGSLHFICMDWRGMGQLLNATRPIYDQQLNLCVWNKPRAGLGSFYRSKHELVFVFKKGRAPHLNNVELGRNGRNRCNVWDHQNSWTGSPKSKLALHPTVKPVALIADAIRDCTNEHDIVLDPFGGAGTTLIAAERTRRRARLLELDPGYVDVTIRRWQHLTGKVAVHAESGEPFASTGTATLEQTHG; encoded by the coding sequence TTGGCGCGCTGGGCTGAATCGTTAACCCTCGCCGAATTTAATTGGCAGCGTGACTCGCTTAGCTCTTGCCAAGGCGAACCGATGCAGCATCGCGATGTACGAACCAATGGCTATCCGCTGCGCCATGACCTCACCCCCGTTCGTGTGCGGATTGACGAGCTCAAGCCGCTGGGCCAGCAAACGCGCCGACACGCCAAGGGCCAGATTGGGAAGCTCGCGGCCAGCCTGCAGGAGTTCGGATTCGTTCTTCCGATTGTCGTCGATGCCAAGCGCCGGGTGGTATCCGGCTGGGCGCTGGTCGCAGCCGCCCGGCAGCTCGGGCTCGATGAGGTGCCGGTCGTCACCCTGCACGATCTCAACGAGGTGCAGCTCCGGATGCTGCGACTAGCGCTCAACCGCTTGAGCGAGGACGCCACCTGGGACATGCCGGGGTTGCGCGTCGAGTTGACCGAGCTGCTTGCCCTCGAGCCAAAAGTCGAGCTGCAACTGACCGGATTTTCGATCGGACAAATCGACCTTTTGTTGTCGGACGCAGACGATCTGGAGGACGCGCTGCCGCCACGCGATCGTGGCCCCGCGGTCAGCAAGCCCGGCGACCTCTGGCTTTTGGATCAGCATCGTCTCATCTGCGCCGATGCGCGCCAGGCGGAGAGCTATGCTCGGCTGATGCAGGGCGAGCACGCCCGCATGATGTTCGCCGATCCGCCCTACAACGTCGCGATCGATGGAAATGCGTCTGGGAAGGGCAGGACCAAGCACCCTGACTTCGCGATGGCCTCGGGAGAAATGTCCTTGGCCGAGTTCGAGGCGTTCCTGGCCGCATTCTGTGCGTTGGCCTGCGAGCACGCGGTCGATGGCTCACTGCACTTCATTTGCATGGATTGGCGCGGCATGGGCCAACTGCTCAACGCAACCCGCCCTATCTACGATCAACAGCTCAATTTGTGCGTTTGGAACAAGCCGCGCGCCGGCTTGGGCAGCTTCTACCGCTCCAAGCATGAGCTCGTCTTCGTTTTCAAGAAGGGCCGTGCGCCCCACCTCAACAACGTCGAGCTCGGCCGCAACGGTCGGAACAGATGCAACGTGTGGGACCACCAAAACAGCTGGACCGGTTCGCCGAAATCCAAGCTTGCGCTGCATCCGACCGTCAAACCGGTCGCGCTCATTGCCGATGCGATCCGCGATTGCACCAACGAGCACGACATCGTGCTCGACCCGTTCGGCGGCGCCGGCACGACTCTGATCGCCGCAGAGCGGACCCGGCGCCGGGCCCGGCTGCTCGAACTCGACCCGGGCTATGTCGATGTCACGATCCGGCGCTGGCAACATCTGACCGGCAAGGTGGCGGTGCACGCCGAATCCGGCGAGCCGTTCGCGTCAACTGGCACCGCGACCCTGGAGCAAACGCATGGCTAA